One Streptomyces sp. P9-A2 DNA window includes the following coding sequences:
- the ggt gene encoding gamma-glutamyltransferase: MRPRVGRKLTVLAVTALVVSSGAAAPSSAATQGGEPQGAMPQGGGPGQAPAKTPVAVGHGGAVSSVDADASAAGIEVLRNGGNAVDAAVATAAALGVTEPYSAGIGGGGYFVHYDAGSRTVRTIDGRETAPLTADSGLFLENGAPVPFAEAVSSGLAVGTPGTAATWQRALDQWGSKSLRTVLAPAQRLARDGFTVDSTFRAQTAANETRFRHFPDTAELFLPGGELPVVGTTFKNPDLARTYAELSGKGVDALYRGGIGRDIVNTVNEPPVDPDSGWNARPGELSARDLAAYRAKSQPPTKTSYRGLDVYAMAPSSSGGTTVGEALNILERTDLSRADGVRYLHRLIEASRIAFADRGRWVGDPAFEDVPAKELLSQRYADSRECLIQDDAVLTSPLAPGDPRDPAPCATGGTAAPTTYEGESTTHLTTADRWGNVVSYTLTIEQTGGSGITVPGRGFLLNNELTDFSFAPANPTVHDPNLPGPGKRPRSSMAPTIVLDRHDRPVVALGSPGGSTIITTVLQTLTGFLDRGLPLVDAIAAPRASQRNTARTDLEPSLYDSAARRKLEAIGHSFQANPEIGATTAVQRLPDGRWVAAAEKTRRGGGSAMVVRPTGWSAGRP, translated from the coding sequence ATGCGTCCTCGTGTCGGACGGAAACTGACGGTTCTGGCGGTCACCGCCCTCGTGGTCTCGTCGGGGGCGGCAGCGCCGTCATCGGCCGCCACGCAGGGCGGTGAGCCGCAGGGCGCCATGCCACAGGGCGGCGGGCCCGGCCAGGCCCCTGCCAAGACCCCGGTGGCCGTCGGCCACGGCGGAGCGGTCTCCAGCGTCGACGCCGACGCCTCCGCCGCCGGCATCGAGGTCCTCAGGAACGGCGGCAACGCCGTCGACGCGGCCGTCGCCACCGCCGCCGCGCTCGGCGTCACCGAGCCCTACTCGGCCGGCATCGGCGGAGGCGGCTACTTCGTCCACTACGACGCCGGGTCCCGCACCGTGCGGACGATCGACGGACGCGAGACCGCCCCGCTGACCGCTGACTCCGGCCTCTTCCTGGAGAACGGCGCCCCCGTCCCCTTCGCCGAAGCCGTCAGCAGCGGCCTCGCCGTCGGCACCCCGGGCACTGCGGCCACCTGGCAGCGGGCGCTCGACCAGTGGGGCAGCAAGTCCCTGCGGACGGTCCTGGCCCCCGCACAGCGGCTCGCCCGCGACGGATTCACCGTGGACAGCACCTTCCGCGCCCAGACCGCCGCCAACGAGACCCGCTTCCGCCACTTCCCCGACACCGCCGAACTGTTCCTGCCCGGCGGTGAACTCCCGGTCGTCGGCACCACCTTCAAGAACCCCGACCTCGCCCGCACCTACGCGGAACTGAGCGGGAAGGGCGTCGACGCGCTGTACCGGGGCGGCATCGGCCGGGACATCGTGAACACGGTCAACGAGCCGCCCGTGGACCCGGACTCCGGCTGGAACGCACGCCCCGGCGAGCTGTCCGCCCGGGACCTCGCGGCGTACCGAGCAAAGTCCCAGCCGCCCACGAAGACGTCGTACCGCGGCCTGGACGTCTACGCCATGGCACCCTCCTCCTCCGGCGGCACCACCGTCGGCGAGGCCCTCAACATCCTGGAGCGGACCGACCTCTCCCGGGCCGACGGCGTCCGCTACCTGCACCGCCTCATCGAAGCGAGCCGCATCGCGTTCGCCGACCGGGGCCGCTGGGTCGGCGACCCCGCCTTCGAGGACGTACCGGCGAAGGAACTGCTCTCCCAGCGGTACGCCGACTCCCGCGAGTGCCTCATCCAGGACGACGCCGTCCTCACCAGCCCACTCGCCCCCGGCGACCCGCGCGACCCCGCGCCCTGCGCGACCGGCGGCACCGCGGCCCCGACGACGTACGAGGGCGAGAGCACCACGCACCTCACCACCGCCGACCGGTGGGGCAACGTCGTCTCCTACACCCTCACCATCGAGCAGACCGGCGGCAGCGGCATCACCGTGCCCGGCCGCGGGTTCCTGCTCAACAACGAGCTGACGGACTTCTCCTTCGCCCCGGCGAACCCGACCGTCCACGACCCGAACCTGCCGGGTCCCGGCAAGCGGCCCCGGTCCTCGATGGCCCCGACGATCGTGCTCGACCGGCACGACCGTCCGGTCGTGGCGCTCGGCTCGCCCGGCGGTTCGACCATCATCACCACCGTGCTGCAGACCCTGACCGGGTTCCTCGACCGGGGTCTGCCGCTGGTCGACGCGATCGCCGCGCCGCGCGCCAGTCAGCGCAACACGGCCCGCACGGACCTCGAACCCAGCCTGTACGACAGCGCGGCACGGCGGAAACTGGAGGCCATCGGGCACTCCTTCCAGGCCAACCCGGAGATCGGCGCGACCACCGCCGTGCAACGGCTGCCGGACGGCCGATGGGTCGCCGCGGCGGAGAAGACCCGCCGGGGAGGCGGCTCGGCGATGGTGGTGCGCCCGACGGGGTGGTCAGCCGGTAGGCCGTAG
- a CDS encoding nitrilase-related carbon-nitrogen hydrolase, with product MANVVRAALVQATWTGDTESMLAKHEEHAREAARRGAKIIGFQEVFNSPYFCQVQDAEHYRWAEPVPDGPTVTRMRELARETGMVIVVPVFEVEQSGFYYNTAAVIDADGTVLGKYRKHHIPQVKGFWEKFYFKPGNLGWPVFDTAVGKVGVYICYDRHFPEGWRQLGLNGAQLVYNPSATHRGLSSHLWQLEQPAAAVANEYFVAAINRVGQEEYGDNDFYGTSYFVDPRGQFVGDVASDSKEELVVRDLDLGLIEEVRQQWAFYRDRRPDAYEGLVRP from the coding sequence ATGGCCAACGTCGTACGTGCCGCCCTGGTCCAGGCCACCTGGACCGGCGACACCGAGTCCATGCTGGCGAAACACGAGGAGCACGCGCGCGAGGCGGCCCGGCGGGGCGCGAAGATCATCGGGTTCCAGGAGGTCTTCAACTCCCCCTACTTCTGCCAGGTCCAGGACGCCGAGCACTACCGCTGGGCCGAGCCCGTGCCCGACGGGCCGACCGTCACCCGGATGCGGGAACTGGCCCGGGAGACCGGCATGGTGATCGTCGTGCCGGTGTTCGAGGTCGAGCAGTCGGGGTTCTACTACAACACCGCGGCCGTGATCGACGCCGACGGCACGGTCCTCGGCAAGTACCGCAAGCACCACATCCCGCAGGTCAAGGGTTTCTGGGAGAAGTTCTACTTCAAGCCCGGCAACCTCGGCTGGCCCGTCTTCGACACCGCGGTCGGCAAGGTCGGCGTCTACATCTGCTACGACCGCCACTTCCCGGAGGGATGGCGCCAACTCGGACTCAACGGAGCCCAGTTGGTCTACAACCCGTCCGCCACGCACCGCGGCCTCTCCTCCCACCTGTGGCAGCTGGAGCAACCGGCGGCGGCCGTCGCGAACGAGTACTTCGTCGCCGCGATCAACCGTGTGGGCCAGGAGGAGTACGGGGACAACGACTTCTACGGCACCTCGTACTTCGTCGACCCCCGCGGACAGTTCGTCGGCGACGTCGCCAGCGACAGCAAGGAGGAACTCGTGGTCCGGGACCTCGACCTCGGCCTCATCGAGGAAGTGCGGCAGCAGTGGGCGTTCTACCGCGACCGCCGCCCCGACGCCTACGAAGGGCTGGTGCGGCCGTGA
- a CDS encoding ATP-dependent Clp protease ATP-binding subunit, giving the protein MSSGFTGPEGYGSDPFEEFFARFFGGPRPRQVDIGRLLSQPARELVRGAAQYAAEHGSRDLDTQHLLRAALATEPTRGLLSRAGADPDSLASEIDERSGPVQYGPDDAPPPTALSLTPAVKRALLDAHEMARSTGAGYIGPEHVLSALAANPDSAAGHILDAARFASAGMPPDAPDPAQPRTERPRTATGTPTLDKYGRDLTELAREGRVDPVIGREEEIEQTIEVLSRRGKNNPVLIGDAGVGKTAVVEGLAQQIVDGDVPDVLMARRVVALDLTAVVAGTRYRGDFEERMTAIVDEIRAHSDRLIVFIDELHTVVGAGGGGEGGSMDAGNILKPALARGELHIVGATTLEEYRRIEKDAALARRFQPIMVPEPTPSDAIEILRGLRDRYEAHHQVRYTDEALVAAVELSDRYLSDRRLPDKAIDLIDQAGARVRLRSRTKGTDVRALEQELEQLTCDKDQAVADERYEQATQLRDRVGELRERIAEVGGEGRVDEGQSLVVDTEAIAEVVSRQTGIPVSRLTEEEKDRLLGLEEHLHQRVVGQDEAVRVVSDAVLRSRAGLASPDRPIGSFMFLGPTGVGKTELARALAEALFGSEERMVRLDMSEYQERHTVSRLVGAPPGYVGHEEAGQLTEVVRRHPYSLLLLDEVEKAHPDVFNILLQVLDDGRLTDSQGRTVDFSNTVIVMTSNLGSEAITRRGGAPGFATGGAEADEEARRERILRPLREHFRPEFLNRIDEVVVFRQLTAEELRRITGLLLEATRRGLRGQGVTVEFTGAAVDWLARRGHEPEYGARPLRRTIQREVDNQLSRLLLDGGVRGGDRVTVDAADGNLTFRTGAGAGAGTGTGSTAGTGAGSGSTAGPDDPGTGREEPPAP; this is encoded by the coding sequence ATGAGCAGCGGCTTCACGGGTCCGGAGGGCTACGGCTCGGACCCCTTCGAAGAATTTTTCGCACGTTTCTTCGGCGGGCCGCGCCCCCGGCAGGTCGACATCGGCCGGTTGCTGAGCCAACCGGCCAGAGAGCTGGTGCGCGGTGCCGCGCAGTACGCCGCCGAGCACGGCAGCCGGGATCTGGACACCCAGCACCTGTTGCGTGCCGCACTGGCCACCGAGCCGACCCGTGGCCTGCTCAGCCGGGCGGGCGCGGATCCCGACTCGCTGGCCTCGGAGATCGACGAACGCTCCGGGCCCGTCCAGTACGGGCCGGACGACGCCCCGCCGCCGACGGCGCTCTCCCTCACCCCCGCCGTGAAGCGGGCTCTGCTGGACGCGCACGAGATGGCCCGGTCGACCGGGGCCGGATACATCGGCCCGGAGCATGTGCTCAGTGCCCTGGCCGCCAACCCCGACTCGGCAGCCGGGCACATCCTGGACGCGGCCCGGTTCGCCTCCGCCGGGATGCCGCCCGACGCACCGGACCCCGCGCAGCCCCGCACCGAGCGTCCCCGCACCGCGACGGGCACACCGACGCTGGACAAGTACGGCCGCGACCTCACCGAGCTGGCCCGCGAGGGCCGCGTCGACCCGGTGATCGGGCGGGAGGAGGAGATCGAGCAGACCATCGAGGTGCTCTCGCGGCGCGGCAAGAACAACCCGGTGCTGATCGGTGACGCGGGCGTCGGCAAGACCGCCGTGGTGGAGGGGCTGGCGCAGCAGATCGTCGACGGGGACGTGCCCGACGTGCTGATGGCCCGGCGGGTGGTCGCGCTGGACCTGACGGCCGTGGTCGCCGGGACCCGCTACCGGGGCGACTTCGAGGAGCGGATGACCGCCATCGTCGACGAGATCCGCGCCCACTCGGACCGGCTGATCGTCTTCATCGACGAGCTGCACACCGTCGTGGGCGCCGGGGGCGGCGGCGAGGGCGGCTCGATGGACGCCGGCAACATCCTCAAGCCGGCGCTGGCCCGCGGCGAGCTGCACATCGTGGGCGCGACCACGCTGGAGGAGTACCGCCGGATCGAGAAGGACGCGGCGCTGGCCCGCCGCTTCCAGCCGATCATGGTGCCGGAGCCCACGCCGTCCGACGCGATCGAGATCCTGCGCGGTCTGCGGGACCGGTACGAGGCCCACCACCAGGTCCGCTACACCGACGAGGCGCTGGTGGCGGCCGTGGAGCTGTCCGACCGCTATCTCAGCGACCGCCGTCTGCCGGACAAGGCGATCGACCTGATCGACCAGGCGGGCGCCCGGGTGCGGCTGCGGTCCCGGACCAAGGGCACCGACGTACGCGCCCTGGAGCAGGAGCTGGAGCAGCTGACCTGCGACAAGGACCAGGCGGTCGCCGACGAGAGGTACGAGCAGGCGACCCAGTTGCGGGACCGCGTCGGCGAGCTGAGGGAACGTATCGCCGAGGTGGGGGGCGAGGGCCGGGTCGACGAGGGCCAGAGTCTGGTGGTGGACACCGAGGCGATCGCGGAGGTGGTGTCCCGGCAGACCGGCATCCCGGTCAGCCGTCTCACCGAGGAGGAGAAGGACCGGCTGCTGGGGCTCGAGGAGCATCTGCACCAGCGGGTCGTCGGCCAGGACGAGGCGGTACGGGTGGTCTCGGACGCGGTGCTGCGCTCCCGGGCCGGGCTCGCCAGTCCCGACCGGCCGATCGGCAGTTTCATGTTCCTCGGGCCGACCGGCGTCGGCAAGACGGAGCTGGCGCGGGCACTGGCCGAGGCCCTGTTCGGCAGCGAGGAGCGCATGGTCCGCCTCGACATGAGCGAGTACCAGGAGCGGCACACCGTCAGCCGGCTGGTCGGCGCTCCGCCCGGGTACGTCGGCCACGAGGAGGCGGGGCAGCTGACCGAGGTGGTGCGCAGGCACCCGTACTCGCTGCTCCTGCTCGACGAGGTGGAGAAGGCGCATCCGGACGTCTTCAACATCCTGCTCCAGGTCCTCGACGACGGCCGGCTGACCGACTCCCAGGGCCGGACCGTGGACTTCAGCAACACCGTGATCGTGATGACGAGCAACCTCGGTTCGGAGGCCATCACCCGGCGCGGCGGGGCGCCGGGCTTCGCGACGGGTGGCGCGGAGGCGGACGAGGAGGCGCGGCGGGAGCGGATCCTGCGGCCGCTGCGGGAGCACTTCCGGCCCGAGTTCCTCAACCGGATCGACGAGGTGGTGGTGTTCCGTCAGCTGACCGCCGAGGAACTGCGGCGGATCACCGGTCTGCTGCTGGAGGCGACACGGCGCGGACTGCGGGGGCAGGGCGTCACGGTCGAGTTCACCGGGGCGGCCGTGGACTGGCTGGCGCGGCGCGGGCACGAGCCCGAGTACGGGGCGCGGCCGCTGCGCCGCACCATCCAGCGGGAGGTCGACAACCAGCTCTCCCGGCTGCTGCTGGACGGCGGTGTCCGCGGCGGCGACCGGGTGACGGTGGATGCGGCGGACGGGAACCTCACGTTCCGGACCGGGGCGGGGGCCGGCGCAGGGACCGGGACCGGCTCGACGGCCGGGACCGGAGCCGGCAGCGGTTCGACGGCCGGCCCCGACGACCCCGGCACCGGCCGCGAGGAGCCTCCGGCGCCCTGA
- a CDS encoding MBL fold metallo-hydrolase — protein MRLTKKSHSCVRLEKDGRTLVVDPGGFSEEDAALGADALLVTHEHPDHFDEGRLRAALEADPAARIWTLKSVADQLSTAFPGRVHTVGHGDTFTAAGFEVQVHGELHAVIHPDIPRVTNVGYLVDGGALFHPGDALTVPDHPVRTLMLPVMAPWNKISEVIDYVREVRPERAYDIHDALLTDLARPIYDRQIGALGGAEHLRLAPGATAEL, from the coding sequence ATGAGGCTCACGAAGAAGTCGCACTCCTGCGTCCGCCTGGAGAAGGACGGCCGCACCCTCGTCGTCGACCCCGGAGGGTTCAGCGAGGAGGACGCCGCGCTCGGCGCGGACGCCCTCCTCGTCACGCACGAGCACCCCGACCACTTCGACGAGGGGAGACTCAGGGCCGCGCTGGAGGCCGACCCGGCCGCCCGGATCTGGACCCTGAAGTCCGTCGCGGACCAGCTCTCGACCGCTTTCCCGGGCCGGGTGCACACCGTCGGCCACGGCGACACGTTCACCGCCGCGGGCTTCGAGGTGCAGGTGCACGGCGAGCTGCACGCCGTGATCCACCCGGACATCCCGCGGGTCACCAACGTCGGCTACCTCGTCGACGGCGGCGCCCTCTTCCATCCCGGTGACGCCCTCACCGTCCCCGACCATCCGGTCCGGACGCTGATGCTCCCCGTCATGGCCCCCTGGAACAAGATCTCGGAGGTCATCGACTACGTCCGCGAGGTCCGGCCGGAGCGCGCCTACGACATCCACGACGCCCTGCTCACCGATCTGGCCCGCCCGATCTACGACCGTCAGATCGGGGCCCTCGGCGGCGCCGAGCACCTGCGACTGGCCCCGGGGGCGACGGCCGAGCTGTGA
- a CDS encoding DUF6278 family protein yields the protein MNIPFLGSRRQKPGVRDPDGLAELLAECELLRSQVSRAGIRLDDSPASLEALDQLVPGSWRDDEDALTRLGNDAGLYLGTVIVRTVPGAVWEIRSDGQPVVRLASGREFDVVDSGRAWAAGGVPELSQLYAEVAEA from the coding sequence ATGAACATCCCCTTCCTGGGCAGCCGGCGTCAGAAGCCCGGAGTCCGCGATCCCGATGGCCTCGCGGAACTCCTCGCCGAGTGCGAGCTGCTGCGCTCCCAGGTGTCCCGTGCGGGTATCCGACTGGACGACTCCCCGGCCTCGTTGGAGGCGCTGGACCAGTTGGTCCCGGGAAGCTGGCGGGACGACGAGGACGCCCTGACCCGGCTGGGCAACGACGCCGGGCTGTATCTGGGCACGGTCATCGTGCGCACCGTGCCGGGAGCCGTCTGGGAGATCCGTTCCGACGGGCAGCCCGTCGTACGGCTCGCCTCCGGGCGGGAGTTCGACGTCGTGGACTCCGGGCGCGCCTGGGCCGCCGGCGGTGTGCCCGAACTGTCCCAGCTGTACGCCGAGGTCGCGGAGGCGTGA
- a CDS encoding aspartate aminotransferase family protein, which yields MTDDLLGRHRSVLPDWLSLYYEEPLEITHGEGRHVWDSEGNRYLDFFGGILTTMTAHALPEVTKAVAEQAGRIIHSSTLYLNRQMVELATRIAQLSGIPNARVFFTTSGTEANDTALLLATTYRRSNTVLAMRNSYHGRSFSAVGLTGNRGWSPTSLSPLQTLYVHGGVRTRGPYASLGDEEFIAACVDDLEDLLGHTRPPAALIAEPVQGVGGFTSPPDGLYAAFREVLNEHGVLWISDEVQTGWGRTGDHFWGWQAHARNGPPDIVTFAKGIGNGMSIGGVVARAEIMNCLDSHSISTFGGTQVTMAAGLANLTHLLEHDLQGNARRVGGLLIERLRAVAAQVPAVREVRGRGLMIGVELTKPGTDEADPQAASAVMEAARRGGLLIGKGGGHNTSALRIAPPLSLTVTEAEEGATILEHALRSLHQ from the coding sequence GTGACCGACGACCTCCTGGGCCGCCACCGCTCCGTGCTGCCCGACTGGCTCAGCCTCTACTACGAGGAACCCCTCGAGATCACCCACGGCGAGGGCCGCCACGTCTGGGACTCCGAGGGCAACCGGTACCTCGACTTCTTCGGCGGCATCCTCACCACCATGACCGCCCACGCCCTGCCCGAGGTGACCAAGGCGGTCGCCGAGCAGGCCGGGCGGATCATCCACTCCTCCACCCTCTACCTCAACCGGCAGATGGTGGAACTCGCCACTCGCATCGCCCAGTTGAGCGGAATCCCGAACGCCCGGGTCTTCTTCACCACGTCCGGCACCGAGGCCAACGACACCGCCCTGCTGCTCGCCACCACCTACCGGCGCAGCAACACGGTCCTGGCGATGCGCAACAGCTACCACGGACGCTCCTTCAGCGCCGTCGGCCTCACCGGCAACCGCGGCTGGTCCCCGACCTCGCTGTCCCCGCTGCAGACCCTGTACGTGCACGGCGGCGTGCGCACCCGCGGCCCGTACGCCTCCCTCGGCGACGAGGAGTTCATCGCGGCCTGCGTCGACGACCTCGAGGACCTGCTCGGCCACACGAGGCCGCCCGCGGCCCTGATCGCCGAACCGGTCCAGGGCGTCGGCGGCTTCACCTCACCGCCCGACGGACTGTACGCGGCGTTCCGTGAAGTCCTAAACGAACACGGCGTGTTGTGGATCTCCGACGAGGTGCAGACCGGCTGGGGCCGCACCGGCGACCACTTCTGGGGCTGGCAGGCGCACGCCCGAAACGGACCGCCCGACATCGTGACCTTTGCCAAGGGCATCGGCAACGGCATGTCCATCGGCGGCGTCGTCGCCCGCGCCGAGATCATGAACTGCCTGGACTCCCACAGCATTTCGACGTTCGGCGGCACCCAGGTCACCATGGCCGCCGGTCTGGCCAACCTCACTCACCTCCTTGAACACGACCTCCAGGGCAACGCCCGGCGGGTCGGCGGCCTGCTCATCGAACGCCTGCGGGCCGTCGCCGCCCAGGTGCCCGCCGTACGGGAGGTCCGCGGGCGCGGACTGATGATCGGCGTCGAGCTGACGAAACCGGGCACCGACGAAGCCGATCCGCAGGCCGCCTCCGCCGTAATGGAGGCGGCCCGCCGGGGCGGACTGCTCATCGGCAAGGGCGGCGGCCACAACACCAGCGCCCTGCGCATCGCCCCACCCCTGTCCCTCACCGTCACGGAGGCCGAGGAGGGCGCCACCATCCTCGAACACGCCCTGCGGAGCCTCCACCAGTAG
- the pcaDC gene encoding bifunctional 3-oxoadipate enol-lactonase/4-carboxymuconolactone decarboxylase PcaDC → MSETPPNTLQYRFDGPEEAPVLILAPSLGTTWHMWDRQIPELTKQWRVFRFDLPGHGGAPAYPGGSVGDLTGRLLATLEGLGVQRFGYAGCALGGAIGLELALRHPERLASLALIAASPRFGTADEFRQRGVIVRTNGLDPIARTAPDRWFTSGFAAAQPAITEWAVQMVRTTDPGCYIAACEALASFDVRAELGSVGVPTLVLVGSDDQVTGPAEARTLVAGVPDARLAVVPGASHLVPVEQPAAVTDLLVRHFSTAWQPAFEAATGHIALPAVQVQAGQVVVPQQAGPVAEITAAVPPQPRGGAPDPYEAGIKVRREVLGDAHVDQMLAQTDDFSGDFQEYVTSSVWGGVWDRPGLDRRTRSCVTLTALVAGGHLEDLAVHTRAALRNGLTPAEIKEVLLQAAVYCGVPAANSAFRVAQQVIREETTPQE, encoded by the coding sequence GTGAGTGAGACACCACCGAACACCCTGCAATACCGCTTCGACGGGCCAGAAGAGGCTCCAGTTCTGATTCTGGCTCCCTCGCTGGGTACCACATGGCACATGTGGGACCGGCAGATCCCCGAACTGACGAAGCAGTGGCGTGTCTTCCGGTTCGACCTGCCCGGACACGGAGGCGCCCCCGCGTACCCGGGGGGCTCGGTCGGCGATCTCACCGGGCGGCTGCTCGCCACCCTCGAAGGCCTCGGCGTGCAGCGCTTCGGCTACGCGGGCTGCGCGCTCGGCGGCGCGATCGGCCTGGAACTGGCCCTGCGCCACCCCGAACGCCTCGCCTCCCTCGCCCTGATCGCCGCCTCGCCCCGGTTCGGCACCGCCGACGAGTTCCGCCAGCGTGGGGTGATCGTCCGCACGAACGGGCTCGACCCGATCGCCCGCACCGCGCCCGACCGCTGGTTCACCAGCGGTTTCGCGGCCGCGCAGCCCGCGATCACCGAGTGGGCCGTGCAGATGGTGCGCACCACCGACCCGGGCTGCTACATCGCCGCCTGCGAGGCCCTCGCCTCGTTCGACGTACGGGCCGAACTCGGCAGCGTCGGCGTGCCGACGCTGGTGCTGGTCGGCTCGGACGACCAGGTCACCGGCCCCGCCGAGGCCCGCACGCTGGTCGCCGGGGTGCCGGACGCCCGGCTGGCCGTCGTGCCCGGCGCCTCCCACCTCGTGCCGGTGGAACAGCCCGCAGCCGTCACCGACCTTCTGGTCCGGCACTTCTCCACCGCCTGGCAGCCCGCCTTCGAGGCCGCCACCGGACACATCGCCCTGCCCGCCGTCCAGGTCCAGGCGGGGCAGGTGGTCGTACCGCAGCAGGCCGGGCCCGTCGCCGAGATCACCGCCGCTGTCCCGCCGCAGCCCCGGGGCGGCGCACCCGACCCGTACGAGGCCGGGATCAAGGTCCGCCGTGAGGTGCTGGGCGACGCGCACGTCGACCAGATGCTGGCGCAGACCGACGACTTCTCGGGCGACTTCCAGGAGTACGTCACCAGCTCCGTCTGGGGCGGGGTCTGGGACCGGCCCGGCCTGGACCGGCGCACCCGCAGCTGCGTCACCCTCACCGCCCTGGTCGCCGGCGGCCACCTGGAGGACCTCGCCGTCCACACCCGGGCCGCCCTGCGCAACGGCCTCACTCCCGCGGAGATCAAGGAGGTCCTGCTCCAGGCGGCCGTCTACTGCGGTGTCCCCGCCGCGAACAGCGCGTTCCGCGTGGCCCAGCAGGTGATCCGCGAGGAGACCACACCCCAGGAGTGA
- a CDS encoding exodeoxyribonuclease III, producing MRIATWNVNSITARLPRLLAWLESSGTDVLCLQEAKVAEEQFPVEQLRELGYESAVHATGRWNGVAVLSRVGLEDVVKGLPGDPGYDGSLEPRAVSATCGPVRVWSVYVPNGREVDHAHYAYKLQWFEALKAAVAGDAAGSRPFAVLGDYNVAPTDDDVHDITLFEGSTHVTPAERAALTALRETGLTDVVPRPLKYDHPFTYWDYRQLGFPKNRGMRIDLVYGNEPFTKAVSDAYVDREERKGKGASDHAPVVVDLDV from the coding sequence ATGCGCATCGCGACCTGGAACGTGAACTCGATCACCGCCCGCCTGCCGAGGCTCCTGGCCTGGCTGGAGAGCAGCGGCACGGACGTGCTGTGCCTCCAGGAGGCCAAGGTCGCCGAGGAGCAGTTCCCGGTGGAGCAACTGCGCGAGCTGGGTTACGAGTCGGCGGTGCACGCCACCGGCCGGTGGAACGGCGTGGCGGTGCTCTCCCGCGTGGGCCTCGAGGACGTCGTCAAGGGCCTGCCCGGCGACCCGGGCTACGACGGTTCGCTGGAGCCCCGGGCCGTCTCCGCGACCTGCGGCCCGGTCCGCGTCTGGTCGGTGTACGTGCCCAACGGGCGTGAGGTGGACCACGCGCACTACGCGTACAAGCTCCAGTGGTTCGAGGCGCTGAAGGCCGCCGTGGCCGGCGACGCGGCGGGCAGCCGCCCGTTCGCGGTCCTCGGCGACTACAACGTGGCGCCGACCGACGACGACGTGCACGACATCACCCTCTTCGAGGGCTCCACCCATGTCACCCCGGCCGAGCGCGCCGCCCTCACCGCCCTGCGCGAGACCGGGCTGACCGACGTGGTCCCGCGTCCGCTGAAGTACGACCACCCGTTCACGTACTGGGACTACCGCCAGCTCGGCTTCCCCAAGAACCGCGGCATGCGCATCGACCTGGTGTACGGCAACGAGCCGTTCACCAAGGCCGTTTCCGACGCCTACGTCGACCGTGAGGAGCGCAAGGGCAAGGGCGCCTCGGACCACGCGCCGGTCGTGGTCGACCTGGACGTGTGA